The following proteins are encoded in a genomic region of Takifugu rubripes chromosome 9, fTakRub1.2, whole genome shotgun sequence:
- the lrrc10b gene encoding leucine-rich repeat-containing protein 10B: MGNSSGKGQGDRGDEDGLQEEEEEEEEEEAEVTKKKKKEEEEVEVELPIGVEELLESGDPVLDLSYRRFKRLPPRVCRLMHLEKLYACGNSLRTLPDGISKLQGLRILALDFNKMEDVPPAVCQLTHLCRLYLGNNRLTMLPPELKNLKSLRCLWIESNYFQRFPRELYDLPHLKSLQIGDNRLKTLPSDLWRMEALRGLWLYGNRFETFPKVLLRMENLEILDIDRNKISEFPSLKRLRGLRLFSYDHNPVDEPPRVGEEVLVVGEGAAEFLEERRAEKERRRQEAEQRAEEVTPTGEEPVIHGILKNSSNKHNADGAAPTFQADTEGEAATEYEGAELEYEEAEAEYETEEMTCEGDAFEYELEYDRDGMDYEYEEPE; encoded by the coding sequence ATGGGTAACTCCTCCGGGAAGGgtcagggagacagaggggatgAGGAcggtctgcaggaggaggaggaggaagaggaggaggaggaggcagaagtcaccaaaaagaagaaaaaagaggaagaggaggtggaggtggagcttcCCATCGGGGTGGAGGAGCTCCTCGAGAGCGGGGATCCCGTGTTGGACCTCAGCTACCGTCGGTTCAAGCGTTTGCCGCCACGGGTTTGCCGCCTGATGCATCTGGAGAAGCTGTACGCGTGCGGAAACAGCCTGCGGACTCTGCCAGACGGCATCTCCAAGCTGCAAGGCCTGAGGATCCTCGCCTTGGACTTCAACAAGATGGAGGACGTCCCCCCGGCCGTCTGCCAGCTTACCCACCTCTGTCGTCTGTACCTGGGCAACAACCGGCTGACGATGCTGCCCCCGGAGCTGAAGAACCTGAAGAGTCTGCGCTGCCTTTGGATAGAGAGCAACTACTTTCAGAGATTCCCCCGGGAGCTTTACGACCTGCCGCACCTCAAGTCCCTCCAGATCGGAGACAACCGGCTGAAAACGCTCCCCTCTGACCTGTGGCGCATGGAGGCCTTGAGGGGATTGTGGTTGTACGGAAACCGCTTTGAAACCTTCCCCAAAGTGTTGCTGCGCATGGAGAACTTGGAGATCTTAGACATCGACCGCAACAAGATATCAGAGTTTCCCAGCCTGAAGCGTCTCAGGGGACTGCGGCTCTTCTCCTACGACCACAACCCGGTGGACGAGCCGCCCAGAGTGGGCGAGGAGGTGCTCGTGGTGGGAGAAGGCGCCGCGGAGTTCCTGGAGGAGCGCAGGGCCGAGAAGGAGAGACGGCGGCAGGAAGCAGAGCAGCGGGCCGAAGAGGTGACCCCGACAGGAGAGGAGCCGGTGATTCACGGCATTCTgaagaacagcagcaacaaacacAACGCAGACGGAGCAGCACCGACTTTCCAGGCCGATACGGAGGGGGAGGCAGCAACCGAGTACGAAGGAGCTGAGCTTGAATACGAGGAGGCGGAGGCCGAGTACGAGACGGAGGAGATGACGTGCGAGGGAGACGCGTTCGAGTACGAACTGGAGTACGACAGGGACGGGATGGACTACGAGTACGAAGAGCCGGAGTGA